The following are from one region of the Flavimobilis soli genome:
- a CDS encoding YciI family protein, producing the protein MTVYAVEYTYTNDTETRDRVRPEHRAYLRSRLEAGDLLASGPFTEGGALLLFSAASRGALDALLAGDPFASAGVIESVVVREWDPVIGPWAS; encoded by the coding sequence ATGACTGTCTACGCCGTCGAGTACACGTACACGAACGACACCGAGACGCGCGACCGCGTCCGGCCGGAGCACCGCGCCTACCTGCGATCGAGGCTCGAGGCTGGGGACCTGCTCGCCTCGGGCCCCTTCACCGAGGGCGGCGCGCTGCTGCTCTTCTCCGCCGCGTCCCGTGGCGCGCTCGACGCGTTGCTCGCGGGCGACCCGTTCGCCTCGGCCGGCGTGATCGAGTCGGTGGTCGTGCGCGAGTGGGACCCGGTCATCGGTCCGTGGGCCTCCTGA
- a CDS encoding TerC family protein: MSVWLISAAAVLGLVIFDFYAHVRTPHEPTFRESAIWSSIYIALAVVFGVVFLIVIGPEHGGEFFAGYITEKSLSVDNLFVFLMIMTSFRVPRAYQQKVLLVGVVIALVLRTVFILLGAAALNTFSWVFYIFGAILLWTAWKQVMPEEESDDSIPGGKAVALLKRFVPTTDEYNEDRLTVKIDGKRFITPMLVVMVAIGFTDVLFALDSIPAIYGLTQEPYIVFMANALALLGLRQLYFLIGGLLDRLVYLAQGLGVILAFIGVKLVFHAMHVNELPFINGGEHITWAPEISTATSLIVIIGTLVVVTVASLLKNKHDRKTAAQAEAAERSGQA, encoded by the coding sequence ATGTCCGTCTGGCTGATCTCAGCCGCTGCCGTCCTCGGCCTCGTCATCTTCGACTTCTACGCGCACGTGCGGACGCCCCACGAGCCCACGTTCCGCGAGTCAGCGATCTGGTCGTCGATCTACATCGCGCTCGCCGTGGTCTTCGGCGTCGTCTTCCTCATCGTCATCGGGCCCGAGCACGGCGGCGAGTTCTTCGCCGGGTACATCACCGAGAAGAGCCTCTCGGTCGACAACCTGTTCGTGTTCCTGATGATCATGACGTCGTTCCGCGTGCCGCGGGCGTACCAGCAGAAGGTCCTGCTCGTCGGCGTCGTGATCGCCCTCGTGCTCCGCACCGTGTTCATCCTGCTCGGCGCGGCCGCGCTCAACACGTTCTCCTGGGTCTTCTACATCTTCGGGGCGATCCTGCTGTGGACCGCCTGGAAGCAGGTCATGCCCGAGGAGGAGTCGGACGACTCGATCCCCGGCGGCAAGGCCGTGGCCCTCCTCAAGCGGTTCGTCCCGACGACCGACGAGTACAACGAGGACCGGCTGACCGTGAAGATCGACGGCAAGCGGTTCATCACGCCGATGCTCGTCGTCATGGTCGCGATCGGCTTCACCGACGTTCTCTTCGCGCTCGACTCGATCCCCGCGATCTACGGCCTCACGCAGGAGCCGTACATCGTCTTCATGGCGAACGCCCTCGCGCTCCTCGGGCTGCGCCAGCTCTACTTCCTCATCGGTGGCCTGCTCGACCGGCTCGTCTACCTCGCGCAGGGGCTCGGTGTCATCCTCGCCTTCATCGGCGTGAAGCTCGTCTTCCACGCGATGCACGTCAACGAGCTGCCGTTCATCAACGGCGGTGAGCACATCACCTGGGCGCCCGAGATCTCGACCGCGACCTCGCTCATCGTCATCATCGGCACGCTCGTCGTCGTGACGGTCGCGAGCCTGCTGAAGAACAAGCACGACCGCAAGACGGCCGCGCAAGCCGAAGCGGCCGAGCGCTCCGGTCAGGCCTGA